AGTATAGTTGGGCGCTtccatctttttaattttacaaaaaattatggGGAAAAACTTCATTGCTACtgtaaaatacaaaatcaacACAAACATTGCATGACAACATTATGAGGGAACTTCTTTAAATGTTGGTATTGGATATTAAACTTGCCACCCATATCTGATATGCTCTGATGTTTATTTAGGCTAGGACTGCTGGTAAGGGGAGCAGTGGTGGTGGTGTCTTGGAGTATGATGAATACATTCCCATGATTGACAAGCCTGTGGATCTCGAATGGACGAAACAAATATCACTTCAAGAGCCACGTGCTTCTGGAGGTTAGATAGTTTGATTGTACTTTTATTGAACTCATTTCTTGTATGGCCTGGTCTTCATATGCTATTGTTGTTAACTCCACTTCTGTTGCAACAGTAGTCTCTTTCGCATAATATGTCATTCTTCTTAAAAAATGGCATACAGACAGATGAGGAACTCATCTTTGCCTGTTGATGTCACCAGATGCTAAAGGTTTTTGGCATGTTTGGATAATTTTGACCTAGTTACATACATTGTTGTGGAAAATGCTTGAAATCAAGGCCAAAGAAAGTGAAAAGGTTTTCACACCTAATGAAATTCATTGCAGGGACAAGTTCTCTGTCAAGTACGGAAAAAGCTCCAGAAGGAATTTTCAGTCGAGTCTGGGCTACACTGGTGGCCTTCTTCATTACCCTGATTAGCCTATTACGTTCAATGGCATTCCGCGTGAATAAGAAACTTCCTGTGACTGCACCTGATTCTATCTGCAACATTCCTGATCTGATGGTTGAATCACCCGAGGAGGAGTTCCGACCCCCGTCCCTTGCTCCACGTTTGACAGATGCTGACCTGCTGTCTTCTGCCTTGAAAAGACTGGGTGAGCTTGAGGAGAAAGTAGACATGCTGCAGGCAAAGCCCTTTGAGATGCCTTACGAGAAAGAGGAGTTGCTGAATGCTGCTGTTTGTCGTGTGGATGGATTGGAAGCCGAGCTCATTGCGACAAAGAAGGTGACTATATCATGTCTCCTTTAATACTCAACCTAGCGATGGTAGTAATTTGTGGTTTTCATCTCTTTACTGTAAAAAACTAGCTCTGTACCAAAATCTTTGTTAGGTGACTTGATGTGGAGCTACAAATTGCATCACTTACGTAAGTGTAGGTGGCTCCTATCTACATAATTAGGTATATATGCTTGTTAATGTCCGTTACTATGGAAGCTTTTCACTATAGCCTCGTGCAGGTGTTCCATCAGTTAGAAAGAAGCTATCAATTTTTACCGCGAGTTTGTATATTGGGGAACACTCCAAGGTTCAACCCCAGGGAAATATATGGATTGGAGTGTTTATTCCTGTAACAATTGTCTATGCTGATATATACTTCCTTGTGGAAGATTGCCATTTGGGTTAAATAGTTCAAACCTTTTAGAGCTGCCTATCTGCTTACTCAACATTCTTGGATCTTCTAGCCAAGTTTTTAACTTGGTCTTGCAAATGGCATATGATGTTTGAAACATATGGCATTAGCCTCTGCTAGGAAGTGAGTACATTTCTATCTTTTGATCTCTCTCTGTCAGTGGCATTTCTGCAAAATGTTCCTCACATGTACGGTTCATCTTTATCTCAATGTGCGTGTTTTTTAGtcactgttatatatatatacacgtgtgtttgtgtgtgtaatCTTATACGCTTCTTCCTGATCAGGCTCTGCATGAAGCTTTAATGAGGCAGGAAGAACTCCTAGCGTACATAGACAGACAGGAAGAAGCCAAGTTAAGAGTAAGTTAAAGATATTGTTTCTCCGTGTACCTTGAAATTTTTTTCCCATACCTCTTCTGCCGACTGAAGATCTTGTTTGTGTCCGTTTCCCTCAGAAGAAGTCTTGCTGGTGAAAGAGAGACGGTACGTTGGCTCTACTTCATTAATATATGCTTGTATATTTGAACGATAATTGTCTtccacagttttttttttttcgcgtGAATAAATATATTCTGTAATTGCTCgggccaaaaaaaaataaagaaacactcCGTAATTAAACAAAGCTATTTTGTATTGTATTCCCCAGTTATcatgaatttattgtatttcTTAAATTTGTTCAAATTATTGTATGTTAAGCAATCATTTTTGACGGATCGAATCCTGGGGTACGGTCATATCTTGATCTCTTGACTTGTCGGGAaaaccaaaaggaaaatgatagactAACTTTTTATTAACAATTTGTATATAATTACGTagaagaataatattattttgactttattgatgatttgatgtgtttaaatataataaaaaatattattatatttaaaattatttataaattataaatgagtTGGTGTATATCGTTAcccaaatttaaaattaaaattaaaattaaaaaaaaaaaagagaagagaagagaagagaagagaagagaagaaaggTGGCGGCTTTAAATTGAAGGGATCGCATTGACGGTAGCCATACATATTGGATGAGAACTGTTTCTCGAATCTTGCGTTTGATCATGAAATCAAGCCTAGATTTTTCTGTCTTTAGTGATGCGCTACCATTCCAGATTCAATGTACCTTTAAGGAGAGGAATAACGTGTGCGTCAGCATGATTCAGCGGTAGCCAAGATCAAAGTGGAATTAATAAGAAGTGTATTATATACACTTAAATCTATCCTTTTTTTTAACTagcttaaattttttaaataagtggtaattttttaattattatttatattataattttaacaattACGAGGGATTAAGAGTTTAAGTCGGACAAAGTCgacaaaaacttcaaatgcttAACTAGGTGATTGTGGTTGCCTGGTATTCTAACAAAATTATTAGGTAATTTTGAAAGATAGATGATGCAATACTCTTctattataatcaaataaaaaaataaaaaataaaaaaggtataAGAAGTAGGAACTTACGCAcccttcaaattattttttatatgcaaataaaaatttaacGCCAAATCTAACAGGATTTAGAAAGAAAGTTACCTGATGTTAACAGATTGGGGCCTTAAATGATGGCCCAATCGATTTCATTTCCTACGTTTTGAGTTGGGCTGGGCTTTGCAGATTGGGAAAATTGTTACACGTAAactgttctttctttctttctttctttttattttttatttttttatttttatcgctCTGCGGGTGTACCTCAGGCAGCGCACATTCCACTCGGCTCTctccatttttgaaaaaaaccGAAGCAAATTTCCTCTTATCTCTTCTTCATCGATCACCACGTAAGCAAATTCTCCCCATTACGGTCAATTTTCGCATTCGAATCTGAAAACCTTACACTAGTATAACCTGCCTTCCACTGAACCctaatctctctctcattcagTTTTGAGGTCTGTATGTTTGCCTGCCTTAACTCTTAATTACAGGCTGTGCTCGACCTTCTGATGAATCTAAATTACAGGTGTGCTCGACCTTCTGATGAATCTAAATTACAGGCTGTGCTCGACCTTCTGATGAATCTATCGCATTGGCGTTCTCATTGATGATATAGCAACTTCAATATCTTTTCCAATTTGGTTACCACAGATATTTAAGTTCTTAGAATTTAAGCAGCAATTAATAGTCGAAAGTGTCTTTTCCCTTCCCATAAGTCGTAAGCAAACTGCAACGATGATTTGTTCGGTACAGTTTCCTagtttcttttctgtttttttatttctgtGGTGAATCTTTGGTATTCTTGGCAGCAATGCTAGATAATATGTAGGCATGTTGTGTTGTTGGAATGGGCTTTTCTCCTTTTTACAGGCAAAGACGAGTAAATCCTGTTAACTTTGGGCACATGTCCAGATGCTGGTGCAATATTATGCTGTGAGGACCATATCCTTTTCCAAGGTTGTTACACCATACTACGCTATCTCCTCTATTACAATGGTGGTCCTTGCCTTTTTCATTTTCGGTGACCATCTAAGATGAAATTGTTCTTGCAACTTGAAACTTCAGAAGAGCTACTGATGCCAATTTTAATGGAAGGACCTTAATACAGCTTGCTTCCTGGGTTGCCCCACCATATTTTTCCCTTGTTCCATTAACTAATTCGAATAGACCCcgtttcttttatttctcttacAATTTTAGCTAGTAATGTAATTGTGGCCTTAGTATAACTACTACATTTTATTCTGTCACCAATATTTGTACTCGTTGCTAACAGGTATATTGCTTTCTTAATCTCACTTCTGCTGCACCCTCACGCTTATCTGGAGTATTGAATGTGCCTCCGAAGTACAGATCTTACCCAAGATTTTCTGTCATGGCTGGTGGCACTCCAATGAGTAGCTCTAACTGTGATGTGGATGCTAATTCCGAAAGGACTTACCAAGTTGTGCTGGCTGCTACTCGTGACATGGGTATTGGGAAGGATGGAAAATTGCCATGGAGATTACCTTCTGACCTCAAATTTTTCAAGGAGCTCACGACAGCCACATCAGATCCTGGGAAGAAGAATGCAGTGGTAATGGGTAGGAAAACATGGGAAAGTATCCCCCTCAAGTACCGTCCTTTTCCTGGTCGCCTGAATGTTGTACTGACTCGTTCTGGAAGTGCTGATATTGCTACTGCTGAAAATGTGGTAATATGTGGAAGTATTCCTTTAGCTTTAAAATTATTGGCCGAATCTACTTATTCTTTGTCGGTAGAGAAAGTGTTTATTATTGGAGGCGGTCAGATACTAAGGTAACTTGTTGCTTAATATATACATCCCAACACAGTAATTGACTGTTAAGACGGATACTGATGGCTTTCGGTACAGGGAAGCACTCAATTCTCCACAATGTGCTGCCATCCACGTTACTGAAATTGAGACAAGCGTTGAATGCGACACTTTCACTCCCAATATTGATTTCTCCGTATTTCAGCCATGGTACTCATCCTCCCCATTGGTGGAAAATCATATCCGATATTCTTTTGTGAGTTATGTTCGTGTAAGAAGTTCCGCAATTGAAGCTCATGCTTCAAGGAGTGAGGATTCCAGTAAGTTTGACGTAGAAAGGTTTACCTTCCTGCCAAAGATGATACTGGAGAAACATGATGAGTTCGTGTATCTGAAACTGGTTCAAGAAATTATCTCTAGTGGCACCCAGAAAGATGACAGGACAGGGACTGGTACTTTATCTAAATTTGGTTGCCAGGTAGTGTGAAACTAAGATTACCTACACGCCTgcgtttttcatttttctgacGGTAGTAACTTTTTGTTTGTTGATAGTCCAATAGtggcataaatatttttttttggtgaataagaaaattttattgtgACAAGTAACGAGGCAAAGCCAAGTGCACAGGAAGTATACTACAAATACTGAACCTAGTTACTACGGTCACCTTTCTAATACTTGTACTGTTTGCAGATGCGGTTCAATCTTCGCAGATCTTTCCCGCTTCTTACAACTAAGGTATTTACTCCCTTCTAAATTACTTCTCCATTACAGTGTTCTATCTTTCATCTGGTTGAGAGATGCTCTTTTCTGCCCTTATGGTCATGTTTTGTCATTTTGGAGTGTATATTAGCAAATCACCGTAGGTCACTAAAACTTTCTGGGCCTTTCAGGAAAATTTTATCTATGTTTTTTATAGGTGATACTTATGCTTTTCTGTTTTTCAAATTACTAGAGAGTATTTTGGCAAGGAGTTGTCGAAGAACTGTTGTGGTTTATCAGTGGCTCAACAAATGCAAAGGTAATGATATCTTAGAAATAATGCAAATATGCCAACATCCACTTCATGTAAAAGGAAAAGGCCAATATTTAATTGGCTCATTGGCTGGAATGTTCTTGCAACTGGCTTACCTTTTCTACTACTATTTGTTCGACATTGATTCTAAATATGTAtctatattttcttagatctagtgATATATTGGGGTTCTTTACTCTTTCAGAAAAGCGTCTCTGTAGTAAATGATCAAAGTTGACTCAAAAACATAGTGGAACTCTTCTGTTttaatcccccccccccccccccgcggggCGGGGGCATTGTTTCTTTCTTTGGCATTTAATATTAGGGGTTGGGTTCATATTGACTTAAAGCTGACATACCCATTGGGGTGGTAATGTAGTCCTCCTTTTGTGGAATTTGATAGTTGTGCACACAAAGTCTTAAGGTTAGTTTCCCTATATAACTGAGCCTGAGTCATGGTAGTGATTTTTAGGAATAATCAGAATGTTACTTTACTGAGATAAGtgattcattctttttttaagtCTGTTGCACAATTTTTATCACTCAAGTCTGCATTGCCAGAATGGTAGTATACTGACTGTACATAATTCATTCTAGGTTGTTTTCATtctacaattttatttctagatGGACATTAGTTGTAACACCCGGGAACATAGGATTGAGATGTTactaacatacataacataataCCCGGTAAAGAGACTTGATATTTTGAAacacctcatttattgaaaatattaattgaaaagAATATAAATAGTCTTTGGAACTTGAAACTGAAAATAAAGCAAACATAAACTAGTCTTAAATaagactagttattgaaatgacataaaagaaaactaatcaTTGTGTAATTGACACTTATTCCTCTCCAAGTCTTTATACAAGAGCTACTTctggccatccagctctgcgTCATCATAATCACTATCTGTGGCAATAAAACatagaagaaaatagaaagacaaacaacaacaaaatgagtcgaatactcaataGATAGCACATCATACCATAAAATATTACTTAACTTAGCATAgaattaatttttgaaagacccTTCATAACGTACATATATCATCACAGATTTATAAACATAgcttaatttaatacatgcatatATCGTCACGGATTCACATGGTATATCTATTCGTCATTAACATGAGCGGAAAAATCaataatcatggcaaacatgtAACGTGAATGCATGaataacttgtttatcttgtgTTTCATATATcttatggtgaaccacgcttgagttcGTGGCACCCCATAACTTATCATGTAGTGAAGCATGCTTGaatccgtgtttcacttaacttgcataacatggagTAAAACAAGCTTAAGTACGTGTTTCACTTAATTTGCATGGCAtagagtgaaacacgcttgagtccgtgttttaCTTATCTTGTATAACATGGAgtaaaacacgcttgagtctgtgTTTTACTTAACTCGCATAACATGGAGTaaaacatgcttgggtccatgtttCACTTAACTCTCATAACATGGAGTAAAACACGTTTGAGTCTATGTTttacttaacttgcatgacctGAAGTGAGATGCGCTTGAGTCTGtatttcacttaacttgtggtaaccacgcttgagtccatggtaccgtcttagcataactagtggtaaacacgcttgggtccgtgttaccttaaaatatttatctttcttaatgcatgagaactttattgtacatggcatggcataacatgacgTGATCTAACATGATCTAAACagtttatgacatttcatggcatacatgatctaagTACTGcatgaacatggcatacatgatctaagTATTTACAtaaacatggcatatatgatctagttatttattatatggcATACTTGACTTAAAATTGTTCATGAACATTTCAtgacttccatgtgattttagtaacattcaatccatcaatcaacaatccataatagcataatatatataagcttactttcttgtaaattatcataatttatagAAGATCGTGAAAgagatctaaccttgacttggctcttagcgtAGCGTAGATAATTATCATAAGCACATCATATTTGACacataacaataatatttacagtacaCATGCATTCATGTGATCATACTATTTAGCTCTTAACGTTGTTTCCTAATTTTCAACTTGTAGTgtgttt
This genomic window from Carya illinoinensis cultivar Pawnee chromosome 7, C.illinoinensisPawnee_v1, whole genome shotgun sequence contains:
- the LOC122317474 gene encoding putative bifunctional dihydrofolate reductase-thymidylate synthase isoform X2, which produces MLVQYYAVRTISFSKVYCFLNLTSAAPSRLSGVLNVPPKYRSYPRFSVMAGGTPMSSSNCDVDANSERTYQVVLAATRDMGIGKDGKLPWRLPSDLKFFKELTTATSDPGKKNAVVMGRKTWESIPLKYRPFPGRLNVVLTRSGSADIATAENVVICGSIPLALKLLAESTYSLSVEKVFIIGGGQILREALNSPQCAAIHVTEIETSVECDTFTPNIDFSVFQPWYSSSPLVENHIRYSFVSYVRVRSSAIEAHASRSEDSSKFDVERFTFLPKMILEKHDEFVYLKLVQEIISSGTQKDDRTGTGTLSKFGCQMRFNLRRSFPLLTTKRVFWQGVVEELLWFISGSTNAKVLQEKDVHIWDGNASRDFLDSIGLSDREEGDLGPIYGFQWRHFGARYTNMHADYTSQGFDQLSDIIDKIKNRPDDRRIILSAWNPQDLKLMALPPCHIFAQFYVANGELSCQMYQRSADMVLGVPFNIASYALLTCMIAHVCGLFPGDFIHIIGDAHVHKTHIRPLQEQLQKLPKPFPILKINPAKKDVDSFVAADFELVGYDPHQKIEMKMAV
- the LOC122317474 gene encoding putative bifunctional dihydrofolate reductase-thymidylate synthase isoform X1, yielding MLVQYYAVRTISFSKVYCFLNLTSAAPSRLSGVLNVPPKYRSYPRFSVMAGGTPMSSSNCDVDANSERTYQVVLAATRDMGIGKDGKLPWRLPSDLKFFKELTTATSDPGKKNAVVMGRKTWESIPLKYRPFPGRLNVVLTRSGSADIATAENVVICGSIPLALKLLAESTYSLSVEKVFIIGGGQILREALNSPQCAAIHVTEIETSVECDTFTPNIDFSVFQPWYSSSPLVENHIRYSFVSYVRVRSSAIEAHASRSEDSSKFDVERFTFLPKMILEKHDEFVYLKLVQEIISSGTQKDDRTGTGTLSKFGCQMRFNLRRSFPLLTTKRVFWQGVVEELLWFISGSTNAKVLQEKDVHIWDGNASRDFLDRHIGLSDREEGDLGPIYGFQWRHFGARYTNMHADYTSQGFDQLSDIIDKIKNRPDDRRIILSAWNPQDLKLMALPPCHIFAQFYVANGELSCQMYQRSADMVLGVPFNIASYALLTCMIAHVCGLFPGDFIHIIGDAHVHKTHIRPLQEQLQKLPKPFPILKINPAKKDVDSFVAADFELVGYDPHQKIEMKMAV